From the Verrucomicrobiia bacterium genome, the window TTCACCAACAACGAAGCCGAACGGGCCTTTCGCATGATGAAGGTCCGGCTGAAGATCTCCGGCTGCTTTCGCACCCTCGACGGCGCTCGTCGCCACGCCCGCATCCGCAGCTACATCTCAACTCTCCGCAAACACGGCCTGCCCGTCCTCGAATACCTCCGCCTCGCTCTTGATGGCCGCCCTTTCCTGCCTCAAGGCGCAAAATCGACCTGAGCAGTTACAGAAACTTTACCGACCAGTAATATCCGGCCAATTCATTCCCGTGTGCGGCCTCACTCTCTGAACTCCACTCGGGTGTGACCGCGATTCCCTTCTCGG encodes:
- a CDS encoding IS66 family transposase, encoding FTNNEAERAFRMMKVRLKISGCFRTLDGARRHARIRSYISTLRKHGLPVLEYLRLALDGRPFLPQGAKST